The following are encoded together in the Scomber scombrus chromosome 7, fScoSco1.1, whole genome shotgun sequence genome:
- the LOC133983036 gene encoding plectin-like isoform X3 — MANRKDRHRDRTPMEESYEESGTVPYSGDTLPWNLSKLQRVKRSKSASGEVLDPAERAVIRIADERDRVQKKTFTKWVNKHLIKSQRHVTDLYEDLRDGHNLISLLEVLSGETLPREKGRMRFHKLQNVQIALNFLKHRQVKLVNIRNDDIADGNPKLTLGLIWTIILHFQVSSSISDIQINGQSEDMTAKEKLLLWSQRMTDGYPGIRCDNFTTSWRDGRLFNAVIHRHHPRLIDMGKVHHQTNLQNLEQAFVVAERDLGVTRLLDPEDVDVPHPDEKSIITYVSSLYDVMPRIDVHDGARGNELELRWQEYYELVTIIVQWIRHHIVIFEERKFPASYEEIELLWRQFLKFKETELPVKETDKNRSKHIYQSFESAVHAGQVKVPPGYHPIDVEKEWGRLHVAILERERLLRIEFERLERLQRIVSKVQMESGLCDEQLNHLEQLLQTDIRLLNAGKPAQHTAEVERELDKADQMIRLLFNDVQILKDGRHPQAEQMYRRVFRIHERLVNLRTDYNLRLKSTVTTSQVTLVQHSQQTSMKMRPELDDVTLRYIQDLLAWVEENQRRIDESQWGSDLPSVESQLGSHRGLHQTVEDFKSKIGRAKADESQLSPISLGTYKEYLGKLDLQYGRLLTSSKSRLRNLDSLHNFVSAATKELMWLNEKEEEEVNFDWSDRNANMTAKKDNYSGLMRELELREKKVNVIQATGDKLIKDGHPGKKTIEAFTAALQTQWSWILQLCCCIEAHLKENTAYYQFFTDVKEAQDKMKKMQENMKKKYSCDRSTTATRLEDLLQDAVEEREQLNEFKTLVTGLNKRSKSIIQLKPRNPTTSIKGKLPIQAVCDFKQQEITVHKGDECALLNNSQPFKWKVLNHTGHEATVPSVCFMVPPVNKEAMDSVSSLDAGYQQMVSMWQTLHIDMKSLLSWQYLMRDYTQIRSWNITMLKTMKAEEYRLIMRNLELHYQDYMRESQDSQLFGPDDRMQVEEDYNKSTQHFENLIRSMEKGQQDESLCKNYISEIKDLRLRIENCETGTVARIRRPMDKEPLKECIQKTTEQKKVQTELQGLKKDLDKVSVKTQDILNAPQPSASAPVLRSELDLTVQKMDHAHMLSSVYLEKLKTVEMVIRNTQGAEGVLKQYEDCLREVHTVPGDVKEVEVYRAKLKKMRTEAEGEQPVFDSLDEELKKATAVSDKMTRVHSERDAELDHYRQLLSSLQDRWKAVFTQVDLRQRELEQLGRQLGYYRESYDWLIRWIGDAKQRQEKIQAVPITDSKTLKEQLAQEKKLLEEIEKNKDKVDECQKYAKAYIDTIKDYELQLVAYKAQVEPLASPLKKTKMDSASDNIIQEYVTLRTRYSELMTLTSQYIKFITDTQRRLEDEEIADAQQKQIEQEKTLLQQTFLTEKEMLLKKEKLIEDEKKKLESQFEEEVKKAKALKDEQERQRKQMEEEKKKLQATMDAALNKQKEAEQEMLNKQKEMQELERKRLEQERILAEENQKLRDKLQELETTQRDKHTDVTLVKVVETQKVFNGQNAGDVTDRVEIKPDPLAFDGIRDKVPASRLHNLGLLSKKQFDKLKKGKTTVQELGETENLKRILKGKNCIAGVLTPNNQKMSIYQASKEKKITPGTAMVLLEAQAATGYILDPIKNQKLSVNEAVKEGLIGPELHNKMLSSERAVTGYKDPYTGEKISVFECMKKGLIEHDHAIRVLEAQLATGGIIDPVNSHRVPNEKAYEQGQYDAEMNKIMENPSDETKGYFDPSTQEPLTYAELMARCTTDPDTGLLLLPITDKAAHCSSIYTEEETKDVFSKTTVSVPFGRFKGKTITIWEIINSEYFTEDQKRDLLRQYKTGKITIEKIIKIVITVAEEKEKKNEITFDGLRAPVPATELLESKIIDKDLYNKLHKGNITVKEISEMEPVHKALKGTNCIGGVLIESSKETMSFYQAMKKDIMRTGPAMNMLEAQAGTGYVVDPIHNQKYTVDEAVKAGVVGPELHEKLLSAERAVTGYKDPYTGKTVSLFQAMKKDLIPKEQGIRLLDAQMTTGGIIDPVKSHRIPHDVACRRNYFDDEVKQLLSSPTDETKCFFDPNTKENVTYSQLLKRCVPDKKTGLQLLPLSDEAINAKEESAYTEAQTKEAMTQATVELDYGPFKGRKVTIWELIHSEYLTEEQRLDLLKQFRSGKVTIEKIIKIVITIVEERETKKREQSSFKGLRSQVPASSLYDSKIIDKSTFDLLQQGKTTPKQVSENPNVKKYLQGSDSIAGIFLEPTKEKISIYQAMKKKLLRHNTGLSLLEAQAATGFIVDPVRNQFLSVDEAVKSGLVGPELHEKLLSAEKAVTGYKDPFTGSKISLFEVMQKDLILKEHAMPLLEAQMVSGGIIDPVNSHRVPTDIAYQKNIFSKETANLLSDPSDDNKSFSDPETDEKATYRQLKDKCQRDPETGLYILPLSKPQSPTVVEKTYLYTEEQTQSELTNTQIDIPIEGLADKPLNLWELMNSNLLPEAEREKLMNEYRSGQITKERMIIIIIEIMEQREVIINQSPLSYMTIRRRITIEELYNARIIDLETYNLLKQGKRDIRDIMELTSVKQYLYGTGCVAGVTTDSSSKMSIYQAMKRDFIKPEVALILLEAQAATGFIVDPVKNETLTVDEAVRKGVVGPEIHDKLLSAERAVTGYKDPYSGKIISLFQAMKKDLVPEDYALKMLEAQTATGGIIDPEFQFHLPADVAMQKGYINKETNQRLTDDVKGFTDPVTQENVSYAQLLKRCKLDGGLRLLSLGDKRLMFKGLRKQITMEELIHSQIIDQQTVTQLNEGLVSVEEVSQRLSRYLEGTSCIAGVYLESTKERLSIYQAMKKNMIRPGTAFELLEAQASTGYVIDPIKNLKLTVNESVRMGIVGPEFKDKLLSAERAVTGYRDPYSGKTISLFQAMKKGLILKDHGIRLLEAQIATGGIIDPEESHRLPVEVAYKRGFFDEEMNEILTDPSDDTKGFFDPNTEENLTYLQLMERCITDPDTGLVLLLLKEKKRERKTSSKSSVRKRRVVIVDPETGKEMTVYEAYRKGLIDHQTYLELAEQECEWEEITMTSSDGTVKSIIIDRRSGRQYDVDDALSRGLIDQNALDTYRAGNLSITEFADMLSGNMGGFRSRSSSFGSTTGSTYSSPMSPIPSIKAPAVIWNDPSEETVPIAGMLDIDTLEKVSITEAMHRNVVDNITGQRLLEAQACTGGIIDPTSGERFSVADATEKGLVDKVMVDRLNLAQKAFNGFEDPRTKVKMSASQALKKGWLYYEAGQRFLEVQYLTGGLIEPDVEGRVALDESIKKGTIDARTAQKLRDVSAYSKYLTCPKTKLKISYKDAMDRSMVEEGSGLRLLEASSQSSKGLYSPYNVSGPGSAYGSRTGSRTGSRTGSRRGSIDAGSGFNMNFSSSSYTSASSTSYNRRF; from the exons ATCTCAGATATTCAGATCAATGGCCAATCAGAAGACATGACAGCCAAGGAGAAGCTGCTGCTCTGGTCCCAGAGGATGACTGACGGCTACCCAGGCATCCGCTGTGACAACTTCACCACCAGCTGGAGGGATGGCAGACTCTTCAACGCCGTCATACACAGACACCA TCCCAGACTCATTGACATGGGCAAAGTGCACCATCAGACCAACCTGCAGAACCTGGAACAGGCCTTCGTTGTAGCTGAGAGAGACCTGGGAGTGACACGCCTACTGGACCCTGAGG ATGTTGATGTTCCACACCCTGATGAGAAATCCATCATCACTTACGTGTCATCCTTGTATGATGTCATGCCTCGGATTGATGTACATGACGGCGCCAGAGGCAAT GAGCTCGAGCTGCGCTGGCAGGAGTACTACGAGCTGGTGACTATTATTGTCCAGTGGATCCGCCACCATATCGTGATCTTCGAGGAGAGGAAGTTCCCCGCCAGCTATGAGGAGATAGAG cTTCTGTGGCGCCAGTTCTTGAAGTTCAAGGAAACAGAGCTGCCAGTGAAAGAGACTGACAAGAACCGTTCCAAACACATCTACCAGTCCTTTGAA AGCGCTGTGCATGCTGGTCAGGTGAAGGTCCCTCCAGGCTACCATCCCATTGATGTGGAGAAGGAATGGGGCCGACTCCATGTGGCCATCTTGGAGAGAGAGCGTCTGCTAAGGATAGAGTTTGAGAG ACTTGAGAGGCTCCAGAGGATTGTCAGTAAAGTCCAGATGGAGTCAGGGCTGTGTGATGAGCAGCTCAACCACCTGGAGCAACTGCTGCAGACG GACATTCGTCTGCTGAATGCAGGGAAACCAGCTCAGCACACAGCAGAAGTGGAGAGGGAGCTGGATAAGGCAGACCAAATGATTCGCCTACTCTTCAATGATGTACAGATACTCAAGGATGGGCGCCACCCTCAGGCAGAGCAGATGTATCGCAG GGTCTTCCGCATCCATGAACGCCTGGTGAACCTGCGCACTGATTACAACCTTCGTCTGAAGTCTACTGTGACTACATCCCAGGTTACTCTGGTACAACACTCTCAGCAGACTTCCATGAAGATGCGGCCTGAGTTGGATGATGTGACCCTGCGCTATATCCAAGACCTGCTGGCCTGGGTGGAGGAGAACCAGCGTCGCATTGACGAATCTCAGTGGGGATCTGATCTGCCCTCTGTAGAGTCCCAGCTGGGCAGCCACAGAGGCCTACACCAGACTGTGGAGGACTTCAAGTCCAAGATTGGACGAGCCAAGGCTGATGAG AGCCAGCTATCTCCTATCAGCCTTGGAACGTACAAAGAATACCTGGGTAAACTGGATCTACAGTATGGCAGACTACTG ACATCTTCCAAGTCCCGCTTGAGGAACCTGGATTCACTCCACAACTTTGTCAGCGCTGCCACTAAGGAACTGATGTGGctaaatgaaaaagaagaggaggaggtcaACTTTGACTGGAGTGACAGGAACGCCAACATGACAGCTAAGAAAGACAATTACTCG GGTCTCATGCGAGAGTTGGAGCTGAGGGAGAAGAAGGTCAATGTCATCCAGGCCACAGGAGACAAACTTATCAAGGATGGACATCCTGGCAAGAAGACTATTGAG GCCTTCACAGCTGCCCTGCAGACTCAGTGGAGCTGGATCCTCCAGCTGTGCTGCTGTATTGAGGCTCAtctcaaagaaaacacagcctACTACCAA TTCTTCACTGATGTAAAAGAGGCTCAGGACAAGATGAAGAAAATGCAAGagaacatgaaaaagaaatacagcTGTGATCGCTCCACCACAGCCACACGCTTGGAGGACCTGCTGCAGGATGCTGTG gaggagagagaacagCTGAATGAATTTAAGACTCTTGTAACTGGCCTGAACAAGAGATCCAAGTCCATCATCCAGCTGAAACCACGCAACCCTACCACATCCATCAAAGGCAAACTGCCAATTCAGGCTGTGTGTGACTTCAAACAGCAGGAG ATCACCGTCCACAAAGGAGACGAGTGTGCCCTCCTCAACAACTCTCAGCCTTTCAAGTGGAAGGTCCTGAACCACACTGGACATGAGGCAACAGTGCCATCTGTCTGCTTCATGGTTCCTCCAGTCAACAAGGAGGCCATGGACAGTGTGTCCAG TCTGGATGCAGGTTATCAGCAGATGGTGTCCATGTGGCAGACATTGCACATAGACATGAAGAGTCTGCTGTCTTGGCAGTATCTGATGAGAGACTACACACAGATACGCTCCTGGAACATCACCATG TTAAAAACCATGAAAGCAGAGGAATATAGGCTGATTATGAGGAACCTGGAGCTGCACTACCAGGACTACATGCGCGAAAGCCAAGACTCGCAGCTCTTTGGCCCCGATGACCGCATGCAGGTCGAGGAAGACTACAACAAGTCCACCCAGCATTTCGAAAACCTGATCCGCTCCATGGAGAAAG GTCAACAGGACGAGTCTCTGTGTAAGAACTACATCTCTGAGATCAAGGACCTGCGCCTGCGTATAGAGAACTGTGAGACTGGGACTGTGGCTCGCATTCGCAGACCTATGGACAAGGAACCTCTGAAAGAATGTATTCAGAAGACAACCGAGCAAAAG AAAGTCCAGACAGAGCTCCAGGGGCTCAAGAAGGACCTTGATAAGGTGTCTGTAAAGACACAGGACATCTTGAACGCCCCACAGCCGTCTGCCTCTGCTCCCGTGCTGCGCTCAGAGCTTGACCTCACTGTTCAGAAGATGGATCATGCCCACATGCTCTCCTCCGTTTACCTTGAGAA GCTGAAGACTGTGGAAATGGTCATCCGTAACACGCAGGGCGCAGAGGGAGTTCTCAAGCAGTATGAGGACTGTCTGCGTGAGGTTCACACTGTGCCCGGCGATGTCAAGGAAGTCGAGGTTTACCGTGCAAAACTTAAG AAAATGCGAACTGAGGCTGAGGGTGAACAACCTGTATTCGATTCTCTGGACGAAGAACTGAAGAAAGCCACCGCCGTGAGTGACAAGATGACTCGCGTGCACAGCGAGCGCGACGCTGAGCTGGATCACTACCGCCAGCTCCTGTCTAGTCTCCAGGACCGCTGGAAGGCCGTGTTCACCCAGGTCGACCTTCGCCAGAGAGAGCTCGAGCAGCTCGGCCGCCAGCTGGGCTACTACCGCGAGAGTTACGATTGGCTGATCCGCTGGATTGGGGACGCCAAGCAAAGGCAGGAGAAGATCCAGGCTGTGCCCATCACTGACAGCAAAACCCTGAAAGAACAACTGGCTCAGGAGAAG aaaTTGCTGGAGGAGATTGAGAAGAACAAAGACAAAGTTGATGAGTGTCAAAAATATGCTAAAGCATACATTGATACAATCAAG GACTATGAACTCCAGTTGGTTGCCTACAAAGCTCAGGTGGAGCCTCTTGCTTCTCCCTTGAAGAAAACCAAAATGGATTCTGCTTCTGACAACATCATTCAGGAG TATGTAACACTGAGGACCCGGTACAGTGAACTGATGACTCTGACTAGTCAGTACATCAAATTCATCACCGACACACAGCGCCGcttggaggatgaggag ATTGCTGATGCACAGCAGAAACAAATCGAACAGGAGAAGACATTGCTCCAGCAGACATTCCTTACAGAAAAGGAGATGCTGTTGAAGAAGGAGAAGCTAATTgaagatgagaaaaagaagcTGGAGAGCCAGTTTGAAGAGGAAGTCAAAAAGGCCAAAGCTCTCAAAGATGAACAGGAACGCCAGAGAAagcagatggaggaggagaagaagaaactcCAGGCTACCATGGATGCAGCCCTCAATAAGCAGAAAGAGGCTGAACAAGAGATGCTGAACAAGCAAAAAGAAATGCAAGAGCTGGAAAGGAAGAGACTTGAGCAGGAAAGGATTCTTGCTGAAGAGAACCAGAAATTGCGTGATAAGCTGCAGGAGCTGGagacaacacagagagacaaacacaccGATGTCACCCTTGTAAAAGTGGTTGAGACACAAAAAGTTTTCAATGGCCAAAATGCTGGTGATGTAACAGATAGAGTGGAGATTAAACCAGATCCATTGGCTTTTGATGGCATCCGTGATAAAGTCCCTGCAAGCAGACTTCATAACCTTGGCCTTTTATCAAAGAAGCAGTTTGACAAGCTGAAAAAAGGCAAAACCACTGTGCAAGAGCTTGGTGAGACTGAAAATCTGAAGAGAATTCTTAAAGGAAAGAACTGCATTGCTGGTGTGTTGACGCCAAATAATCAAAAAATGTCGATCTATCAAGcatcaaaagagaagaagattACTCCAGGCACAGCTATGGTCCTTCTTGAAGCTCAGGCAGCCACAGGCTACATTTTGGACCCCATTAAGAACCAGAAACTTTCTGTTAATGAAGCTGTGAAGGAAGGCTTGATTGGCCCTGAACTGCACAACAAGATGCTTTCATCTGAGAGGGCTGTTACTGGCTACAAAGATCCATACACTGGTGAGAAGATCTCTGTCTTTGAATGTATGAAGAAGGGTCTGATAGAACATGATCATGCCATCAGAGTCCTTGAGGCTCAGCTTGCAACTGGGGGAATCATTGACCCTGTCAATAGTCACCGTGTACCCAATGAAAAAGCCTATGAACAGGGACAATATGATGCAGAAATGAACAAGATTATGGAGAATCCTTCAGATGAGACAAAGGGATACTTTGACCCCAGCACTCAGGAACCATTGACATATGCAGAGCTAATGGCAAGGTGCACCACCGATCCTGACACCGGTCTGCTTCTCCTGCCAATCACAGATAAGGCTGCTCACTGCTCAAGTATatacacagaggaggagaccAAAGATGTGTTCAGCAAAACAACTGTGTCTGTCCCATTTGGAAGATTCAAGGGAAAGACTATCACCATTTGGGAAATAATCAATTCTGAGTATTTCACTGAGGACCAGAAGAGGGACCTTCTCCGCCAGTACAAGACAGGCAAAATCACAATtgaaaaaatcattaagattgtGATTACTGTggcagaggagaaagagaagaagaatgaaatTACCTTTGATGGTCTGAGAGCACCTGTCCCTGCCACTGAGCTCCTGGAATCTAAAATCATTGACAAAGACCTGTACAACAAATTGCACAAGGGCAATATAACAGTCAAAGAGATATCTGAAATGGAGCCTGTCCACAAAGCATTGAAGGGTACAAATTGCATTGGAGGTGTACTTATTGAATCCTCCAAGGAGACAATGTCCTTCTATCAAGCTATGAAGAAGGACATCATGAGGACAGGGCCTGCCATGAATATGCTTGAAGCCCAAGCTGGAACAGGCTATGTGGTTGACCCTATTCATAATCAGAAATATACTGTTGACGAAGCTGTCAAAGCAGGTGTTGTTGGTCCTGAGCTGCATGAAAAGCtcctgtctgcagagagagctGTGACAGGTTATAAAGATCCATACACTGGAAAGACTGTGTCTCTGTTCCAGGCAATGAAGAAAGATCTCATACCTAAAGAACAAGGAATCCGACTGCTTGATGCCCAAATGACCACCGGTGGCATCATTGATCCAGTAAAGAGCCATCGCATTCCTCATGATGTGGCCTGCAGGAGAAATTATTTTGATGATGAAGTGAAACAGCTTCTGAGCAGTCCCACTGATGAAACTAAATGCTTCTTTGACCccaacacaaaagaaaatgtcacataCTCACAGCTCTTAAAGAGATGTGTCCCTGACAAGAAAACTGGTCTCCAGCTTCTGCCCCTTTCTGATGAAGCAATCAATGCAAAGGAGGAGTCAGCTTACACTGAAGCCCAGACAAAAGAAGCTATGACTCAGGCAACTGTGGAGCTTGATTATGGGCCATTTAAGGGCAGGAAGGTGACCATCTGGGAACTAATCCACTCTGAATATCTCACTGAGGAACAAAGGCTTGATCTGCTAAAACAGTTTAGATCAGGAAAGGTTACAATTGAAAAGATAATTAAGATTGTAATCACAATtgtagaggagagagagaccaaGAAACGAGAACAGTCCAGCTTCAAGGGACTCAGATCTCAGGTCCCAGCAAGTTCTCTGTATGATTCCAAAATCATTGACAAATCAACCTTTGATCTCCTTCAACAAGGCAAAACAACACCTAAACAAGTCAGTGAGAATCCCAATGTCAAGAAATACCTCCAGGGCTCTGATAGCATTGCTGGCATCTTCCTTGAGCcgacaaaagagaaaataagcatTTATCAAGCTATGAAGAAAAAGCTCCTCAGACACAACACAGGCCTTTCACTTCTTGAGGCTCAGGCTGCCACTGGATTCATTGTAGATCCAGTGAGGAACCAGTTCCTCTCAGTAGATGAGGCAGTGAAATCAGGCCTTGTTGGCCCTGAGCTACATGAAAAACTCCTCTCTGCAGAAAAAGCTGTAACTGGGTATAAAGATCCATTCACAGGCAGCAAAATTTCCCTCTTTGAAGTAATGCAAAAAGATCTCATCCTGAAAGAGCATGCCATGCCACTGTTAGAAGCACAGATGGTTAGCGGAGGAATCATTGACCCTGTAAACAGCCACCGAGTCCCAACTGATATTGCATATCAGAAGAACATTTTCAGTAAGGAAACTGCCAACCTCCTGTCTGATCCATCTGATGATAACAAGTCTTTCTCAGACCCAGAAACTGATGAGAAAGCAACCTACAGACAGCTAAAAGACAAGTGCCAAAGAGATCCAGAGACAGGCCTGTACATCCTCCCACTCTCCAAGCCTCAGTCTCCAACTGTTGTGGAGAAGACGTACCTCTACACAGAGGAACAAACACAGAGTGAACTGACCAACACCCAAATTGACATTCCAATTGAGGGCCTTGCTGATAAACCACTTAACCTCTGGGAACTCATGAATTCAAATTTGCTtccagaggcagagagagagaagctcaTGAATGAATATCGCTCTGGCCAAATTACCAAAGAGCGgatgatcatcatcattattgagATTATGGAGCAGAGAGAGGTCATCATAAATCAGAGTCCACTGTCATATATGACAATAAGGAGAAGGATAACCATAGAGGAGTTGTACAATGCCCGCATCATTGACTTGGAGACATACAACCTCCTTAAACAGGGAAAGAGGGACATCCGTGACATAATGGAGTTGACCAGTGTGAAACAGTATCTCTATGGCACAGGTTGCGTGGCTGGGGTCACAACTGACTCAAGCTCCAAGATGAGCATATACCAAGCAATGAAGAGAGATTTTATTAAACCAGAAGTAGCACTCATTCTCCTAGAGGCGCAAGCTGCTACAGGATTCATTGTTGATCCAGTAAAGAATGAGACACTCACTGTTGATGAAGCTGTTCGTAAGGGTGTTGTTGGCCCTGAGATTCATGACAAACTTCTTTCAGCTGAGAGAGCAGTCACAGGATACAAAGATCCATACAGTGGAAAAATCATATCTCTTTTCCAGGCCATGAAAAAGGATCTTGTTCCAGAGGATTATGCTCTGAAAATGTTAGAGGCACAAACTGCCACAGGAGGTATTATTGATCCTGAATTCCAGTTCCACCTGCCAGCTGATGTTGCCATGCAAAAAGGTTATATCAACAAGGAAACCAACCAGAGACTGACTGATGATGTTAAAGGATTCACTGACCCTGTCACTCAAGAGAATGTGTCATATGCACAGCTGCTCAAGAGATGCAAGTTAGATGGTGGGTTGCGCCTCCTCTCCCTTGGAGACAAGAGGCTGATGTTTAAGGGTCTGAGGAAACAGATCACAATGGAGGAGCTGATCCACTCACAAATTATTGACCAGCAGACAGTCACTCAACTGAATGAAGGTCTTGTGTCAGTGGAGGAGGTTAGCCAAAGACTATCAAGGTACCTTGAAGGCACAAGCTGTATTGCTGGTGTATACTTGGAGTCCACTAAAGAACGTCTATCAATTTACCAGGCCATGAAGAAGAACATGATTAGGCCAGGCACTGCCTTTGAACTCCTTGAGGCCCAGGCATCCACAGGATATGTCATTGATCCAATCAAAAACCTCAAACTGACTGTCAATGAATCAGTGAGAATGGGAATTGTTGGCCCAGAATTCAAAGACAAGCTTCTCTCTGCTGAGCGTGCAGTGACAGGATATAGAGACCCTTATTCAGGCAAGACAATATCCCTGTTCCAGGCCATGAAAAAGGGGCTGATCCTGAAAGATCATGGTATCCGACTCCTAGAAGCTCAGATTGCCACTGGTGGAATCATTGACCCAGAGGAGAGTCATCGTCTCCCAGTTGAGGTGGCCTACAAACGTGGCTTCTTTGATGAGGAAATGAATGAGATCCTGACAGATCCATCTGATGACACCAAAGGCTTCTTTGATCCCAACACTGAAGAAAACCTTACCTACCTCCAGCTCATGGAGAGGTGCATCACTGATCCCGACACTGGCCTGGTGCTCCTGCtactgaaagaaaagaagcGGGAAAGAAAGACCTCCTCCAAATCCTCAGTTCGTAAACGCAGAGTTGTCATTGTAGACCCAGAGACAGGCAAAGAAATGACTGTGTATGAGGCCTATAGGAAGGGACTCATTGACCACCAAACCTACCTGGAGCTTGCTGAGCAGGAGTGTGAATGGGAAGAGATCACAATGACCTCCTCTGATGGCACTGTCAAATCCATTATCATTGACAGGAGGTCAGGGAGACAGTATGATGTTGATGATGCTCTTTCGCGTGGCCTCATTGACCAAAATGCTCTTGACACATACCGAGCTGGAAACCTGTCTATCACAGAATTTGCTGACATGCTTTCTGGAAACATGGGAGGCTTCCGCTCTCGCTCATCCTCCTTTGGTTCCACCACTGGTTCCACCTACTCCTCTCCTATGAGCCCCATACCCTCCATTAAAGCACCTGCAGTCATATGGAATGACCCATCAGAGGAAACAGTGCCTATAGCTGGAATGTTGGACATAGACACACTGGAGAAAGTGTCTATCACTGAGGCCATGCACAGAAATGTGGTAGACAACATTACAGGCCAAAGGTTGTTGGAGGCCCAAGCCTGCACTGGAGGAATAATTGACCCCACAAGTGGGGAAAGATTCTCAGTTGCTGATGCTACAGAAAAAGGCCTTGTGGATAAGGTCATGGTTGATCGCCTAAATCTGGCTCAAAAAGCATTCAATGGATTTGAAGACCCCAGAACTAAAGTAAAGATGTCTGCTTCCCAGGCTCTCAAGAAGGGCTGGTTGTATTATGAGGCTGGTCAGCGTTTTCTTGAGGTCCAATATCTGACTGGTGGACTTATTGAGCCTGATGTCGAGGGCAGAGTCGCACTAGATGAATCCATCAAGAAGGGCACAATTGATGCCCGCACTGCCCAGAAACTGAGAGATGTCAGTGCTTATTCTAAATATCTAACATGTCCAAAAACCAAACTGAAAATCTCCTACAAAGATGCCATGGACAGAAGCATGGTCGAGGAAGGATCTGGTCTGAGGCTTCTGGAGGCTTCCTCACAATCCAGCAAAGGCCTCTACAGTCCCTACAATGTCAGTGGCCCTGGATCTGCTTATGGCTCCCGCACTGGCTCAAGGACTGGATCCCGGACAGGCTCTAGGAGAGGCAGCATTGATGCTGGCTCTGGCTTCAACATGAacttctcatcctcctcctacACATCCGCCTCCTCAACTAGCTACAACCGCAGATTTTGA